The DNA window AACCAAACAGTTAACATGTATTTTTGACAGCCATCTGTAATTACAGCACAGCTCACCATGATGAGAACGCTGAAGGGGTTTCCCGGCTGCTGCTTGTCCGTCCTGCTCAGCAGGTCGTAGCTGACGATGTTGACCAAACCAGAGCGCAGGTTGTCTTTGGCCTTCACCACCACGTTGATGCTGTCAGGACTCAGGGAGGGAAGCCAGCGTCTGAAGGCCTGCGGGCAGAGATACTCGCAGAGTGAACTCCTCAGAATAACTGCATTGTTTTCAGGCTCTGCTTTTCCCCACTACTGGGAATAAATCAAGACTCAAAGACAGCTGGTTTGAATGTTACTAAAAAAGCTGGGGTCGGCAGTATTTTTGGGCGTCACTGAGCAAAAATTCCATCATCACATATCTGCATATTGTAATTCGAGCAGTCTGAGAGAAAACTAAAGAGCATCTCTTCTTGGCTCCTTTTTAGACTTTAGAAATTTCGCTCGGGATGAAACTTCAGCCAGTAACAAGTTATTTCCCATAGGGGGCGTTCCCACTCCTTTTCTACCAATGTCCCTTCGGGTGAACTGACTCCTACTGCTGCCAGTCGAACTTGTAGGTTTGGCGGGACGGGGTTTGGGGTTTGGCAGAGAGGAAGGTTAAGGTTCTGACAGGTTTtgcctgctgcagcttcaaTTCTTACTACtattcagtgtttccatttataatcaatcaatcacgtgattagaaaaaaaaacattggccCAAATCTTTCTGACAATTCACTTACTAGCTTTCCATTCCCCTGTCAACCCGGCTTAAACTCATGAAGTGTGAGCGCCCATGTTTTGCAGCAGATCCGGCCAAATGCAGAGAGCAGATAAGAGCCAAGCCAGACAGAGTAAGTGTCCTTTAATGGGGACGACATCCTATGACTAAACTCTCCTCAGCGATTCCAACTCCTGATTGGGGGGGCTGGCTGCGTTTGATCCAAGATATCTATTTAGAGAACAGACCGTCTTGTCTTGTCAATAGACAGAAGGCCGAGTAAAGCTCTTCTCAAAATGTGCCGCTAGTGCAGCCTGACGACGCTGCTGCCAGTTAGgcggaggaaaagaaaatggatgcGACAGAATATGAGACACCCTGAGAAAAACGCGGCACCTGAGATGAACTCCGAAATGACAGAGTGTTGCGTTTGTAGAAGTGAAAcaaggacagagagggacaaacatttcattcatcGTCAGGCGTGTACCGTGTAATTACAGTGACTCATGTTCAACGTCAGCTGGGAgtctttgctgcatgtcaacTCCCCTCTTTCTCACACATATCCAGTCTACTGTGTCAGTCAAAGGCAAAACCAAACAGATTGCCTAAAATAATGTGCAAAGTAGAGATGCTCCGACGCCATTTTTTTCTGAGGGCAATTCCAATACCTGAATTTGTTCACCAGCCAATACTACGTACCAATCGGACACCggtgcctaaaaaaaaaaccaatcaattcattttttcctttacatCTGTACACCACTGACCCCGTATGGATGCCATATGATTGCTGCAAGTCCTGTGTGACCTGGCTCAGGTTAAAGGACAAGTTCCCCAAAATtaaaattatttcattatcCACTCAGCCTCgtgcagaaaacatttctggagcttaacagcaaaacaaagttaaagttttCTCCTGAGAAAAAGATCATCAACAAATGGAAGTTTGATGATAGGTGCTTTAAGTTATATGTCCTTTATTTAAATCAGGCTGATAGATCACGCTGTGTCCGACCGGTGCATAGACTACAGCATTTTATGCCATCATGAAGGCATTTCCGATGCTAGGATCGTACCAAGCCTGATTCAAAGGCCACGAAAATACATAGATCAAGCTTTTACTATCAGGTGAAGGAGACCTTTATGTATAACAGAATTCAGAAATGtagccaaataaacaaactgcatcAGCATCTCCCCCATAAATCAATGCTTCAGAATTCAAATTATCATCTGCACCCACGAGAGGAAGAAATGGAAGCATGACATTTAATCCTGCCATCTCCCCTAGTGAAGATAAAGTACCTAACAGAGTGCAAGCAGTCCTTGGAGAAAGGTATTAACAGTGCTCGAATGCAGAGAGCCTCGTGCAGAAACCAGCACTATAAAGTGCAGGATGGAGCTTTTGTCGAAGGAGACTACAAGGATATTATTAAGAGGCTGCCTGCTGACTTAATGCAGACTGATAATCACACCATTACCTGGAAACAACGTGATAAACTCTTAACACCTGCTAAGTAATGAACCATTTTTCTTCCAGGCACGAAACTTTAATGAACAAAGGTGTTTtgctggactttttttttttttttttacctcagccCAGGTGAATCGCACAGAGGAGGGAGCAACCACCAGCAAGGGCCACTCGTTCCTGTAGTAGGCTGCTATGCAGATGGCCTGCACAGTCTTTCCCAGGCCCATGTCATCAGCCAGGAGGAGGCGGCCTTGTTTAGACACAGCAAAACTACAACGAAATAAAGCACGAGAGCGAGAGCAAGTCACACCGATTCAACCCTTTGAAAAACTTGGAATGAGTATCCCTTCGTTTTATGACTGAGCAAATTCTAGACGAATAGCTGTCTCCCGGTATTGAGTTATTGGCCCCACCACGCAGAGAGAGCACTAATGGCTGTTCAAAGGCACCTACTTGACTCCCTCCCTCTGGAAGGGcatgaggctgcaggtgagcgAGGGGTCGATGCTCGAGAGGTCTGCCTCAGGGACGTCTACAGACCTGGCCTCACTCCCATCAAAGCTGGCAGAGAAAGCCTGGACTATTGCCCTGGGCAGAGgctccacctccactgctgctATCCCACTGAGGAGATCCACTGGGTATGGAACACAGCACGGTCAGACAAGATGGCAAACAtatcagacacaaacaggagcGCAGAGAGAAAtcagctaaaaaaagaaaacgtgttGTTACTCACTGAGTCTCTTGTAATCCTCCAGTGAAAAGCTCCACTTTCTGGTTTTCATGTCTGGCGTGGACACACGAGAAGCAATCTTAAACCAAAAAGCCGTGGAATGCAGATACGGTACGATAAAAGATTGTGAAGAAGGCCGAAAAAAAATTGCGTTACCGTAGTTCTTTGTTGGCATCTGCTTGAACGCTGCAATGACGTCAGCATTGTAGCCGACATCGACCTCAAACTTCGTCCGAGACACCAGGATGCACTGGCCCTGCAGGACAGCTCCAGGTTTCTGCCAGCCGTTGCACAGCTTCAGCAGCGCCCCAAGAGCCGCGCCGTCGCAGGCTCGACTGGTGGCCGCTGCGACGTCCACGGCGCCCATCCCCTCCAGAGGCCTCAGAGACACGGAGGCGATAGAAGCCGCTTCCTCCACTGCAACGCAGAGGCAAGACAGGGGAGATGCAGCAGAAGCCCAGTGGAGACAGATACACTTCCACCGCTTCATTTTAGGCGATGTCTGAGAAAAGACTTCATACTTAGCTGTCGATAGTCCTCCAGGCTGAAACTCCACATCTTTGTGGCAGGGTCTGAGGCAAAACAGAATATTATTCCAAACAACAGTATTAACATGAATATACAAAACCAGACATGAGGCACAGAGAAACCTCATTTTGTGTAGCATTTGTGTATGGCTTCTTTTACAGGGGAGAGTTTTAAAGCTTTGGTCAGAGCAGTGATAACTCAAGGTCCCCACATCTTTTATAATCATATTTAAGCACTTttcatgtgacatgttttggcTTTCTGTCACTTTGCAGCTGTGGTTGATTCCATATTTATACACAGTGCATTAAATCAGATTTTGCTTTAAACAACCAAAATTATGTTCTGTAATAACATTCTCCCAGGAGATGACATgttaaaaggaaaacatcaaaaaaatgtcatgtttctaagtgtgttgtctgtctgtaAGTAGACGTGCCATTCTGTATCCTAGCTGAGCCAATATAAAGCCATTTAGTCTCAAAGTGCTGCACTTATGATTTAAAGCAATTTGAGGCATTTTATCCAAAATCCAAGCACTTTTCAATCCTTGAAAACACCTAAAACGAAAATGtaagcgtttttttttttcttttttttcccagcaccCGTGTATATTGCTTTTAACATGCTGAGTTGGCATTGCAGCTGCTCCTGACTATGTGCACAGGTGCATTGTGGTAATAAGGTTGggtaatactttttttttttaaaaatgcaatatgtATGTCAACAGTACAATACAGTAGGTCAGTACTCAGAGACCATTTTGACAAAAGTGCAGAATGTACTTAATATATTGAGGACTTTGTTTGTTACTGGTATGAGGTGCGCACATGAAATAATTCAAATCAGTGTGAATGTTGTTAagttttgttgttctgtttgtacTTTAACATTCCTGTCCTGCATCTTCTTACAGTGATGGAAGATATGCAAGTAATCtctcaaagaaaaagaaacacgttgctgatttgtgtttaaatatacttttaacaccagtgtttcccacaggtTGAAAACGTATTTGTGTAGCTCACGTGTGGAAAAGGCACTGTTGCACTGGCAGCCACTCACCATAGTTCTTCGAGGGGATGGATTTAAAAACCGCAATCAGCTCTGCGTGGTATCCCACTTCTATTCTGAAGCGGCCCTCTGTGTGAGCCACACATTTCCCTCTTACAGAGATGGCCGGCTTTTTTGCAGCGACGGCATTGAGAGTTGATGAGTTGGAGGGAAGCTGTGCCACAGGACTTTGAGCAGGTTTAGGAGTTTGCCTGTAGAACGAGCCAGAGCTGCTGGGCGTGAAGTTAGACTTGGGATGAGCTGGCTTTGCACCAAAGCTTCCTCCGCCGGACAAGACGGGGCTGCTCACATGTTGAGTTCTTGTCTGAGGCAGTGGGTCGATGACTTGTATCTACAGGAATAACGTTACAAGGAATCAGgaatactgtattttcatccAAACAGTGAATGACTGAATGTTAGAGCACAGATCTCACCAGTCTTGAGGAAGCAGAGTTACACAGAGTGCTCTGGTGGTTGATTCGGTTGCCAGTACTAGATAACTGTTGATTCTTTGGGTCTtgattttggtttaaaaagctCTGTGAGTCTTTTTTGAAAGGTGGAACAAAAGGTTTCGGTGCAGCAGATGGGCTGTGTGCCTCTCTGTGATGAGCTAAGGTTGCAGCCTCTGAGTTAACGCTGTGTTTAGGAGGCTGTACCTGCACTGAAGCACTGCCGAAGCCTACTGGTATCTGCTTATTGCTGCTGGTAGTCTGACCTAGTCTTTGGGCTCTTCTCTCTAAGGCCTTCCGTCTGTTTTCCTCAATTTTCCGCTGTTGCTCTGCAGTCAGCTGATTAGACATGATGGAGCAACTAACGCTAACTCGCTAACTTGTGACTCCACAAAATCTGATAAGTAACACTTAGAGCTGCTAAAACATCTTGTTACCTACAGACAAGTGAGCCACGCACACCCATCTGGACCATCATCGCAGCTACGACTAACGTTACCGCAAAAGTTTGGAAACTTGCGCTGCTAACAGATTCGGCTAAGGTTGCTAACGTCGGCGGCAACAGTTGacttaaacaaaatgtatcGACAGCTTCTCGGTGGTTTACAACAAACTCCAGCAGTCACACGTGTAAGAGCAGATGATCAATTTTATGATCTGCGGTCGGCAAAGATTTAAAAGGTCTGTACTAACACCCAACGTTAGTTAGctagctgacaggctgctggCTGGTGGGCTGCGTCTCGTTTCGGTATCTGCCGCGCAGGAAGTGACGTAGAAAAACAAGCAGGCACATGGAGGTGGCGGTTGCTAGGTGATGTAGAGAGATGGCGAGAAAACTGTCGAGCTaatagctaacatttattctttgttgTGTTGAGAAAAACCGCTTTTATGTAACCCAGGCAGATATATTTCATGTATAGGCTTGAAGAAAGCGTTGGCAaacaaaggtaaaaaataaGGTAAGTTAATTGTTCCTCTTTCTGATAAAGTTTAAGCTATTTTAAACTAGCTAAATAAACTAACTAGCTGTAAACTAGGTAAATACCCTGACATTTTACTCACAAAGACAAGATACACAGTTATCAGTGGTGGACTGTAATAAAACCAGATCACCAAATCAGATGCAGTCCTTAATTAAAATTTAGAGgtatcctaaccctaaccctaattaTGATTTTTCAACTTGGGGTCGAACAatatggctttttcagggctgatagCGATATTTAGAAATCAAGCCGACTGACAACCGATATTTGGGAACAATACTTATTTgcagtaaaactgaaaacaactttatttaaaaacttaaaacaacCAGTGAAGGAAAGaacatcatgtagaaattgGGATTTTGTGAGATTTGGCCCCCTCCCACAGTTTTTGactgcaacaccactgtcataaatactGGTCCCAGGTCTGTAATAATTTGTCAAATGTAATGTAGGTGGTAACTACTAACTAAATTCATTACATCAAAACAATGTTGTCTGTTGAAAACGTGTATGTTGATGTAAAAATGCATGTGATCCTACTGTGAGAGGGTAgctgttacaagacactgtacaaTCAAAACtattttgaagctgttacaTTGGTTACATTATGATGCTTCAAGAAtagaatttgtatttttattatgtttCCTTTGTTGAGATGtgaacaatgttaaaaaaaaaagaaattcccaAGTTTACTCAAGGTCACTGTGCGTTTCATTTAGTAGCTCATCACTATACTTCAAGGATAGGAAAGTCCACAAAGAGAACAACATCATcccatctgtgaacatttgtgcttGACTCACATTAGATAACTTTTATCAACATTGTTGGTTGTTTATATCTCCACACCACCAAAGGGAGTTTGACCTCAggatagtttgtgtttattcacatttttttctgcccatGAATCTGGTGTGATTCTTACAGAAGTTTTGGCTTTGCACCTGAATCTCTAAGGGGCAATTTTTTCTGTATAATGACTTTCACCTTGATACTGTCAGTGCATTTTGCTGTAATCTTGCACCGTGAAATCAGCAGGATTGTGAATCaaggacttttttcttttaggcATTCTCACATTTTGCTATTTCTATTAAATGATGTGACTACTTCTTCAATCACTGCTGTTAACCCACAGCATAATTCTATTTTTCTGTAAGCTCAGCCtaaacaatcagctgtcttgGTTGAATAGCCATTTAGTCATGCACCACTTTACACCTGAGATGTGTTGTAAGAGCAATCAGTGGCAATTACCAGACAGAATAGAAAACCAGCTGGAGTCAGAGCTACAAGTTTAATGTGTCACTTCACTGTTGGCAATCCATTAAATGCTCACTCTGTGGCCACTAGCCTGACCGCAGTCttacatacattttgaaaaactaaaataacaGGAACATGGTTCTGCAGGCTGACTCTGAGTCTAGACACATCAATTGTTCAATCAAGACCCAGCTGCCCTGCCTAGCCAGTTAATTGCTCTCCATTGTATGTATCCTTTCTGTCCAGCTCTCTCCAAATggttcatctttttctttttatacctCTGTGCCTCTGACAATGTATGCTGCCTTTTCAAAAATGCAGAATCATACCACAAACCTGAACCAGGAGCTATTGAGATGAGATAGATGAGATGAGTGGTAAGTAGCACATCTTGATAGGTATCACATATCAAACAACAGCAAGAGCCATGGCCAGAAgcattatgttttcatctgtacATCTGTTCCAATTCTCTTGAATGTGATATCACAGGGATGCCTAGAGGTAATTTTATACAACCTGGCACAAACCTTGATTAGAGTTTAGTGGTCAGTGGTCACTGTGAGCTCATGTCCATCCCATTCTCGTGAACGTGATACCTCAAAAACGTCCGGAGGAGGTTTCATTACATCTGGCACATACGTCGACCTTGACTCAAGAATGTACTGATTAGAATTTTAAAATTCAAGGTTATAACAGTAGTAGTATTTATAAATCAAACTTTTAAGAACTGAAGTGATCTACAACAATTTGGCGATTGATCATTTTCCAGTTTTCTACAAAACTGCCATAATTTTTTTGGTTCCACCAGAATAATTTCTGGTTTTCTGGAATTTTATGATAATTAAATGAATATCTTTGGGCTTTGGActcaaaaacaagcaatttattTAAGTCAACTTTGGGAAATTGTGGTGGGCATTATTTTCTGCCATTTAGAGACCAGATAagtaatcgattaatcattaaACTAGTCAGATCAGTTGAGACATTCTGACAATCTGCAGAGGGATCACAGCCACTTCAAGCAACTCTGCCCAGTGAAGAAGACCATTTCTTCCGTCATGGCTGGGGAGAAGAGAACCACAGCTGCCAGGACCACTTCATTTGAACTGCTAGGAAGAGCTTAATATTGTGAGCTGAAAGCTGACATGGGGAAGCAGCTGAAGTTCCCAggaaacaccaacaacaacctTAAGGTCTGACATGGTGCTGACCTCAGAAGCCTCCAAGCTTCTCCAAGGTTATTCAGTTGGAACTAAACTTACCCTGGTAGGACCACATAGAGGAGGCAAATGGGGAAGAGGGAAAAGTACATGTGAAGGGACATCAAATTGGCCACCGAGGCAGCTAAATTAGCTCCAAGCTGGCTGTGGATCTGGAGAGTAGAGCCTTGGATGGAGTAGTGCTACCTGGACGCAAGTCAGGGCTTGATCAACCCCAGCTGGGTCGTCTGGATGTTGGTGTAAGATTGTTGCAAGACCCAAAACCACATGAGTCCAGGTACAATCACTGATGTGCCCAGGTGCATCACAAGATGATAATAAGATTAAGGAGTTCCAGTGGTTCCTTCACCATTGGGTTTATCAGTGTTTGGATTTTAGTCTAGCCTGCATTTTCTTTCCAATCACTCTTTTGGACAtgatcattttttatgtttaagcCAACtaatttatatttgtgtttagCAAAATAGAACTATTAAGCCGAGCTGATATGAATAATTCCCTATGTTGTCCGATAATTGACTTGTTTAATTATTGATAATTCACGTTTGCAACTTAATTTTCTGCTCCCAGTTTGCGTGattaaagacaacaaacacCTACATTAACGTCACCTTTAACTTACTGTTTATATTGATGGATGTCTCGGCTGAAACAAGCAATTAAACCTTTTTCCTGTGTATTTGTCTCAGTCCACAGTTGTAGTAATGAGTTGGCTGCTTGCATCACCGTGCGGTGGTGACGTGTGGCGTCTGGGAGCTGTCCCAGGAATCATGGTGCTGAAGCTGCAGCACCAATTCAGCAGCCAATGATCACAGGAGAATCCGGGGATACGGACGCTTTCAGCCAGAGCAGGACAGTCCGACAATCGGGTTGGATTTTTACGGAGGGATTTAAACCCGTCGGCTTGTTCCTCGGACATGGAAATTCGATAATCGGGGATGTAAGCTTCGCACAGAGTTGTCAGCGACCTGCAGTCTGGCCGGGGAtctgtgaaaaataacaataacccCAAACTGTGAGTCGTATAGAAATCGGGGTAGCTCGCCAGGTAAGACAGATTTCGCTTCCCCCCCTAACACGGCACGCCATCGATTGACTTGATTTGCTCTGAGAGCTTTACAAGACGTCGACAGAATTCTGAGCTCCGCTCAtgtaaaatgtctctttttggTGTTGTtgcaaatatttgaatttgaagaTTGAGcgctgacattttattttgtagtctGTGTCAGTCCgtggcagcagaggcagatttCTTGGTTTGTGCACTCGTCATGAATCTGGAGGGAGAAGCCTGTCGAGATAGTTTATGTTGTACAGAGCTGGCGGACTATTAAGGCCATGAAATGACAGTGGACACTGAGTGAACGGGCCATAGCCTTATTACTTGAATGCATATTCCTATCAATCTAACATTTGACTTTCCTCTTTTAGCTTATTGAACTTAATGGCTTCAGACACTTGTTTGCATCGATGGGATTTATTTGCCTTTCGGATTTACATTGTCGTGGGGAGACAATAAAAGACTTTCACTTAAATATCACCACTGAAGACTAAAAGGCTGCTTTAAACGCTGGGAAACgcatcctcttcctccactaCCACATCTCACGACATATGAAGAAGTGTTTGCTCATGACGGggacacacacagtacatgctGATATCTTCCAGCACCTTTGCATGCTGCTGTGAGTTTCTGGCCGGAGACAGTCGGATGCTGCGCAGCCAGGGCATGCTGAAGAGCCGCTGTTGCGTCCTGCTCGGTGACCTGAGGGTGCTCCTGCTCGGGCCACCGGCGCCGCCGACACCGCTGCCTCCGCTGACCCCCATGAGCGGCCAAACTACGGAAAGCCATGAGACAGGCGTCACCGTCCCCGAAAACAACAACACGTTAACGCGGAGCCACCAGCAGCACGCAGGGGAACGGGTTGCCCCACCTGCAGCAGGAGCCACCGGGCAACCGGGCGGAGAGCGAACGGCCTGGGTCGATGCTGCAGAGCTGTCGGCGGCCCTGCgcggctgcagcagctcctctgatgaCTGCTCAAAGGGCAAACTGGAGGAGAGGTTCTCCCTCACCAGCTACACGGAAAGTGGCTTCAGGACGCCTGTGTGCAGGATCTGCTTCCAGGGACCAGAGCACGTAAGTCAAGACAAATATCCCAATAAATGTCGAGATATTTCTGTCATGAGGCAAGTTACTGTCTAATTCATTAATATTTTGCACTCACACACCTCCTACCTGAGGGTTCAAAGATTTATGAAATCTGTTGGTGTTATATGTAGTTGGAATGAAATCTCTCCAAGGAGCATAGGTTAACTATGGATCAGGGTGTTGTGTGAATGTTGCACATTTATATCCAGAAATCATCCCCTCCTGGGAGATCCTCCGTTACATGCAGGCTTTGTGCTGGCCAAGCTTCTTTTCCAGTGAGAAAACCCACTCCTAGCGTCTTATTAGGGCATCCATGCATATGGAGAGCCCTCTGAGCAGGGATCCCACTGCATCCTGCGCTCATCCCTTTGTGCAGCTTGAAAAGACAGCTATACTGTAGCTAGCAGTGGGAGGATAATGAAAGACCTTGTCCCCATGGTTGACAAGTGTGGAGGATACACAGAGATGCAGTAACAAGTCATTATAGCCAAACACTGTGAATTCATATCGAAGCATTACATGCatgaaaaaatcaaataatgcctctcactctgctgctcacagGTAGGCACCACCTGGAAACAGCAAAgaaattaataatgataatgttcaCAGAACAGAAGGGAAGAGCCTTCAAGTTAATCACACCATGCGCCTCCATCTTTGGGGCCATACTGATGATAATGTCACAGTACATCAATCAGAAGTGGAGAAATCTGAAAGAAGATGGCCAAGGTGTGCCGcaataaataatatgaaattATAACACAGTAGCAGGTACTTAGCAATTTGCGGACACGTTAGTTACACTGTTTGACAAAGCCTTTGAGACCACATTGACGAATATGTCACACCTCACCAATTAGTAATGGAGGTAGGAAGgcaataaaaaatgtgaagcaAGATAACTGATGCGTAGAACAGGCTTTTTATCTGGCAGCCTGTACTCATGGTTGCAGTTCCTTTTACCCGAGCAGCAGAGTTACAGTATCGTTTCATGGCCATTGCACAGTGTATGGTCTATAATCTCTCCATGTTTCATCAACTAATTACTCCAACAGCAGTTCTGTGCATCTTTCCACCTCTGAGTACACGCTTTGTAATTATTACAGACATGGGGGATAGTTATGAGATTGGCAGACAAGGCCTGATCGTTGTTTTTTCACAAACTCCACAGATAGTCAGCACACTCTGCAATGCATACAAAATACCGTCTTCAAAGTTTGCAGTATTTTCAATGGTCTCCTCCAGCTCATCTCATTGGAGACGTTGCAGCTAGTCAATAGCTTTTGATTTCATGCAGTCTTATCATTATGCAAGTTCTTATCTCTCACCGGCCTCCCTGCCATCTCTGCTGTTGGTTTGGGTGCAGTCCAGGTATGGATCTGCTGAGGTGTAAATGGTTAAAAGGAGAATGGTGCTCCATTTGAAAAGAGAGATGAGtggactgtctgtgtgtcactgtgtgatACAGGCAGTGGGGACATTAGTTATCCTCTGTTCTCCCTTAGCCTCCAGGATGTCACATAGACCAAGGCAGCCAGTATCTGATCTGACAATCCACCTCCAAAACACTTCCATCCCCAAGGCTGAGTTACTCAAGACAGAGTAAAGAAGGGAGCAAGAGACATTGCTTTCCTCAAGCATCCAACTAGAAAAGGGCCTTGAGTGTCTGACAGAGGCAACCATTGAAAAATGATTGTGCTCTGATTTAATGTGACACCAAACGATGTAATAAGTCTGTGTAATCGAAATCACGTCAGTGTTTTTTGGTGCCGTTTTCTCTGAGGTGCCCTTAGTGATTCACTAgtcctgttgttttttaagataGTTTTGCACCTTTCCTTCCAAATCTGTAGTAACTCATTACTCACATGCCTATTTAACGTCATTGGTCACTGTAATAATCCCTCTTCTCTTTACCAGCCATAAAACAATCCATTTATAAGTCTTCAAGTCAAATCATGTGAATAATTTTCAGGCTTTTTAGTATGAaattctttctttgtgttactGCCCCTTCTCAACAGTCCAAGAAACATATATAGGGAATTTGATAGACTGACACTGGATATTATTCACTTTCAAAGTACAGAACAAAGCATGTGAGGTTTGTCCACCATCACTTACATTA is part of the Acanthopagrus latus isolate v.2019 chromosome 9, fAcaLat1.1, whole genome shotgun sequence genome and encodes:
- the smarcal1 gene encoding SWI/SNF-related matrix-associated actin-dependent regulator of chromatin subfamily A-like protein 1 — its product is MSNQLTAEQQRKIEENRRKALERRAQRLGQTTSSNKQIPVGFGSASVQVQPPKHSVNSEAATLAHHREAHSPSAAPKPFVPPFKKDSQSFLNQNQDPKNQQLSSTGNRINHQSTLCNSASSRLIQVIDPLPQTRTQHVSSPVLSGGGSFGAKPAHPKSNFTPSSSGSFYRQTPKPAQSPVAQLPSNSSTLNAVAAKKPAISVRGKCVAHTEGRFRIEVGYHAELIAVFKSIPSKNYDPATKMWSFSLEDYRQLMEEAASIASVSLRPLEGMGAVDVAAATSRACDGAALGALLKLCNGWQKPGAVLQGQCILVSRTKFEVDVGYNADVIAAFKQMPTKNYDMKTRKWSFSLEDYKRLMDLLSGIAAVEVEPLPRAIVQAFSASFDGSEARSVDVPEADLSSIDPSLTCSLMPFQREGVNFAVSKQGRLLLADDMGLGKTVQAICIAAYYRNEWPLLVVAPSSVRFTWAEAFRRWLPSLSPDSINVVVKAKDNLRSGLVNIVSYDLLSRTDKQQPGNPFSVLIMDESHFLKNIKTARCKAALPLLKAAKRVILLSGTPAMSRPSELYTQILAVRPTLFPRFHEFGVRYCAAKQMTWGWDYSGSSNLGELKLLLEECLMLRRLKSEVLSQLPAKQRKVVTVTIDGINTRIKAALSAAAKQLSKGHRNKMEEKEALLVFYNHTAEAKLQAIMEYITDMLEGGREKFLVFAHHKLVLDHITCELGKKNVGYIRIDGTTPSAERQQLCDKFQFSSKTCVAVLSITAANMGLTLHSADLVIFAELFWNPGVLIQAEDRVHRIGQTSNVNIHYLVAKGSADDHLWPMIQEKMNVLEQVGLSESNLSDKAVNSSFHSKDPNQRSIMEMFQRSFTAEDDMDEAILLEAANDWDDTPPENSSRQHRGTVEQSPSKRSIKDFFSR